The following are encoded together in the Paenibacillus thermoaerophilus genome:
- the uxaC gene encoding glucuronate isomerase → MKKFMDENFLLSTPTAVKLYHEYAKPMPIIDYHCHLSPQEIYENKTYKNITEVWLYGDHYKWRAMRSNGVEEQFVTGDASDYDKFLAYARTVPMTIGNPLYHWSHLELQRFFGVYDLLNEKNAPAIWEKVNAQLNSPGFGARDLIVKSNVRVVCTTDDPTDSLEYHIKIKELPDFDVKVLPSFRPDKGLEINRPTFLEWVGKLADVSGIRIDSYGAFLAALESRVRFFHSVGGRVSDHALDYVPYAEATREEVDAIFAKALRGEPVSFHEEQQHKTYTLIFLGKLYAELGWAMQYHINAARNNNARMFAELGPDTGFDSINDSVIAQPLAKLLSALDRDNKLPRTILYSLNPTQNHVIGSLIGCFQGGGIPGKIQFGSAWWFNDTKEGMIAQMKALADLGLLSRFVGMLTDSRSFLSYTRHEYFRRILCDLIGGWVENGEVPEDYELLGEIVQGVSYNNANRYFNEFK, encoded by the coding sequence ATGAAAAAATTCATGGACGAAAACTTCCTGCTGTCCACCCCGACGGCCGTCAAGCTGTACCACGAGTACGCCAAACCGATGCCGATTATCGACTACCACTGCCATCTGAGCCCGCAGGAGATTTACGAAAACAAGACGTATAAAAACATCACCGAAGTCTGGCTGTACGGCGACCATTACAAATGGCGCGCCATGCGCTCGAACGGCGTGGAAGAGCAATTTGTGACGGGCGATGCAAGCGATTACGACAAGTTCCTCGCGTATGCCCGCACCGTGCCGATGACGATCGGCAACCCGCTCTACCATTGGTCGCATCTTGAGCTGCAGCGGTTTTTCGGCGTATACGATCTGCTGAACGAGAAAAACGCCCCCGCCATCTGGGAAAAGGTGAACGCCCAACTGAACAGCCCGGGCTTCGGCGCCCGCGACCTTATCGTCAAATCGAACGTCCGCGTCGTCTGCACGACCGACGATCCGACCGACTCGCTCGAATACCATATCAAAATCAAAGAGCTGCCGGACTTCGACGTGAAGGTTCTGCCTTCGTTCCGGCCCGACAAAGGACTGGAGATCAACCGGCCGACGTTCCTGGAATGGGTCGGCAAGCTGGCCGACGTGTCCGGCATCCGGATCGACAGCTACGGCGCGTTCCTGGCCGCTCTCGAATCCCGCGTGCGCTTCTTCCATTCCGTCGGCGGACGCGTCTCCGATCACGCGCTGGACTATGTGCCGTACGCCGAAGCGACCCGCGAGGAAGTGGACGCGATCTTCGCCAAGGCGCTGCGCGGCGAACCGGTCAGCTTCCACGAAGAGCAGCAGCACAAGACGTATACGCTGATCTTCCTTGGCAAACTGTACGCGGAGCTGGGCTGGGCGATGCAATACCATATTAACGCGGCCCGCAACAACAACGCCCGCATGTTCGCCGAGCTTGGACCGGATACCGGCTTCGACAGCATCAACGACAGCGTGATCGCGCAGCCGCTCGCGAAGCTGCTGTCCGCGCTGGATCGCGACAACAAGCTGCCGCGCACGATTCTGTACTCGCTCAACCCGACGCAAAATCACGTCATCGGCTCGCTGATCGGCTGCTTCCAGGGCGGAGGCATCCCCGGCAAAATTCAATTCGGCTCGGCCTGGTGGTTTAACGATACGAAGGAAGGCATGATCGCGCAGATGAAGGCGCTGGCCGATCTCGGCCTGCTCAGCCGCTTCGTCGGCATGCTGACCGACTCCCGCAGCTTCCTGTCGTATACGCGGCACGAATATTTCCGCCGCATCCTGTGCGATCTGATCGGCGGTTGGGTCGAGAACGGCGAGGTTCCCGAAGACTATGAGCTGCTCGGGGAAATCGTGCAAGGCGTGTCGTACAACAACGCGAATCGGTATTTTAACGAGTTCAAATAA
- a CDS encoding MFS transporter → MTDRRLIFLASLSYLVIGMAHVVAGAVLEPMMDAYALDYSDGGQFIMNQFLGFLAGVLAGPWLSGRLGRRGAILLALGALAATEAVYTALPPWGWMLAIAPVAGFGFGLTEAVIGALVIDSIRERKASAMTLVETFFGVGALLMPAAAALLIRFGSWRLGFPLIAVSALASLILWKLAPKAESSPASPGDAEAAARNGGRYRPGQLPFLMLAILYFLFYVGMEMSFSNYLPSILMERASMEEAFAAAGMSLFWGTMVVGRLFAGRLAERIGYVRYLVFATAGGFFSLLLIRVAEGAAWSLMWTGINGLAWSGVFAVGLVYANRVLAGMTDRTTSLLVAFGGVGGALFPRLSGSIMDQAGAAWALGLFVALAGAMLLCAAAMMAAGRRLEQADGYERSPGTRASSIE, encoded by the coding sequence ATGACGGATCGCCGCCTCATCTTCCTCGCCAGCCTGTCCTACCTCGTCATCGGCATGGCCCATGTCGTCGCGGGGGCGGTGCTGGAGCCGATGATGGACGCTTATGCCCTGGACTACTCGGACGGCGGGCAGTTCATCATGAACCAGTTTCTCGGCTTTCTGGCCGGAGTGCTCGCCGGTCCCTGGCTGTCCGGCCGGCTCGGCAGACGCGGGGCCATCTTGCTCGCCCTCGGCGCGCTGGCGGCAACGGAGGCCGTCTACACGGCACTGCCGCCCTGGGGGTGGATGCTCGCCATCGCGCCCGTCGCGGGCTTCGGCTTCGGGCTGACGGAGGCGGTGATCGGCGCCCTTGTGATCGATTCGATCCGGGAGCGCAAAGCATCGGCGATGACGCTTGTCGAGACGTTTTTCGGCGTCGGCGCCCTGCTGATGCCCGCCGCCGCGGCGCTGCTGATCCGATTCGGCAGTTGGCGCCTCGGGTTCCCGCTGATCGCCGTCTCCGCCTTGGCGTCTCTGATTTTATGGAAGCTTGCGCCGAAGGCCGAATCTTCGCCCGCATCCCCAGGGGATGCGGAGGCGGCGGCCCGGAACGGGGGCCGCTACCGGCCCGGCCAGCTTCCTTTTTTGATGTTGGCGATCCTGTACTTTCTCTTTTATGTCGGCATGGAGATGAGCTTCTCCAACTACTTGCCGTCGATTCTCATGGAACGGGCTTCGATGGAGGAAGCTTTCGCAGCGGCGGGCATGAGCCTGTTCTGGGGCACGATGGTTGTCGGCCGATTGTTCGCGGGACGCCTGGCCGAACGGATCGGGTATGTCCGTTATCTGGTCTTCGCCACCGCCGGCGGCTTTTTCTCGCTGCTGCTGATCCGGGTCGCGGAAGGGGCGGCCTGGAGCCTCATGTGGACAGGGATAAACGGATTGGCATGGTCCGGCGTATTCGCCGTCGGGCTCGTCTACGCCAATCGGGTGCTCGCCGGCATGACCGACCGGACGACCAGTCTGCTGGTGGCGTTCGGCGGCGTGGGAGGAGCCCTGTTCCCGAGGCTGAGCGGGTCGATCATGGACCAAGCCGGAGCGGCTTGGGCGTTGGGGTTGTTCGTCGCGCTTGCCGGGGCGATGCTCCTGTGCGCGGCGGCGATGATGGCGGCCGGCCGGCGGCTCGAGCAAGCGGACGGATACGAACGATCCCCGGGCACTCGTGCATCGTCTATAGAATAA
- a CDS encoding DUF3298 and DUF4163 domain-containing protein, whose amino-acid sequence MATYPTLPAAIRTQALRAPGTEIYYPEVAGLSNPAAEHAINRAIRQAVQALARRQQEVQTGTNPQTLGSYEIKTNERGILSLTLSNYTYSQGMAHGMTYLKSLTFDTSTGRAYELSDLFKPGSGYAAALSQQVAGQIQQRGIQTLQPFTSIRPDQDYYLADKALVIYFQLYEITPYYVGFPMFPISVYSVQPMVAEGGPLDRLSADIG is encoded by the coding sequence ATGGCAACCTACCCGACGCTTCCGGCGGCAATCCGGACCCAAGCGCTGCGCGCTCCCGGCACGGAGATTTATTATCCCGAAGTGGCCGGTCTCTCCAATCCCGCAGCCGAACATGCGATCAACCGCGCCATTCGGCAGGCCGTACAGGCGCTCGCTCGGCGGCAGCAGGAGGTGCAGACCGGCACGAATCCCCAGACGCTTGGTTCATACGAGATCAAGACGAACGAACGGGGCATTCTCAGCTTGACGCTGAGCAATTACACGTATTCCCAGGGGATGGCTCACGGCATGACGTACCTGAAGTCGCTGACGTTCGATACGTCGACGGGCCGGGCGTACGAGCTAAGCGATCTGTTCAAGCCCGGTTCCGGTTATGCGGCGGCCTTGTCGCAGCAGGTGGCCGGGCAAATACAGCAGCGCGGCATTCAGACGCTTCAGCCGTTTACGTCGATCCGGCCGGATCAGGACTATTATCTGGCGGACAAAGCGCTCGTGATCTATTTTCAGTTGTATGAGATTACGCCGTATTACGTGGGTTTCCCGATGTTTCCGATCTCGGTGTACAGTGTGCAGCCGATGGTTGCGGAGGGAGGGCCGCTGGACCGGCTGTCGGCGGATATCGGGTAG
- a CDS encoding carbohydrate ABC transporter permease yields the protein MPYDKTWGNRIFDAFNITVLSVIALLCVLPFIYILAVSFTAPHIVAQGGFILYPKEFSLAAYKYIFSTNTLVRSLGVSIYVTVVGTLINLVLTSLLAYPLSRKTLRGRQLILMGVLFTMLFNGGLIPTYYVVKSLGMIDTLWSLMIPTAISAFNLIVLKNFFQNIPEGLEDSAKIDGCNDVGVLFRIVLPLSLPAIATFALFYAVDHWNKYFSAIMYINDNEKWPVQVLLREIVINANSRVGDTNIEEMNIQPLTIKMAVIVFATLPIMVVYPFLQKHFAKGVMLGSVKG from the coding sequence ATGCCATACGACAAAACGTGGGGCAACCGGATCTTCGACGCATTTAACATCACGGTTCTGAGCGTGATCGCGCTGTTGTGCGTCCTCCCGTTTATCTATATTCTGGCGGTTTCGTTTACGGCGCCGCACATCGTGGCCCAGGGCGGGTTCATTCTGTACCCGAAGGAGTTCTCCCTGGCCGCTTACAAGTACATCTTTTCGACCAACACGCTCGTGCGAAGTCTAGGGGTATCGATCTACGTCACGGTGGTCGGCACTCTGATCAATCTGGTGCTGACCTCCCTGCTCGCTTATCCGCTGTCCCGCAAAACGCTGCGGGGCCGCCAACTGATACTGATGGGCGTCCTGTTCACGATGCTGTTCAACGGCGGTCTGATCCCGACCTATTACGTGGTCAAATCGCTGGGCATGATCGACACGCTCTGGTCCCTGATGATCCCGACGGCAATCAGCGCTTTTAATCTGATCGTCCTCAAAAACTTCTTCCAGAACATCCCCGAAGGTCTCGAGGACTCCGCCAAAATCGACGGCTGCAACGACGTCGGCGTACTGTTCCGCATCGTGCTGCCGCTGTCGCTCCCGGCCATCGCCACGTTCGCCCTGTTCTACGCGGTCGATCACTGGAACAAATATTTCAGCGCCATCATGTACATCAACGACAACGAGAAATGGCCGGTTCAGGTGCTGCTGCGCGAGATCGTCATCAACGCCAACAGCCGCGTCGGCGACACCAACATCGAAGAAATGAACATCCAGCCGCTGACCATCAAGATGGCCGTTATCGTCTTCGCGACGCTGCCGATCATGGTCGTATATCCGTTCCTGCAAAAACATTTCGCGAAGGGCGTCATGCTCGGTTCGGTTAAAGGTTGA
- a CDS encoding ABC transporter permease: MQTNADSGFRPVEAARRRIRSPIIRDFLRDRWLYLMALPGILFFLIFKYVPMYGVIMAFQDFKPHLGFSGSPWVGFKHFERFFGEDQFWMLFRNTFLLAIYNLIFFFPLPIILALMLNELRSERFKRFIQTFVYIPHFVSWVVVVGIFYILFTTEGGAVNELLFKLTGEKIPFLLEPEWFRTMIVTQSIWKEVGWGTIIFLAALAGVDLQLYEAARIDGAGRWRQLWHITLPAIRSTIVILLILRLGNFLDSGFEHIFLMLTATNREVGEVFDTYVYVKGLTQAQFSYSAAVGLFKSVVGLVLVVVANWLAKRFGEEGVY; the protein is encoded by the coding sequence ATGCAGACGAACGCTGATTCCGGATTCCGGCCGGTTGAGGCCGCCCGGCGTCGCATCCGCAGCCCGATCATTCGCGACTTCTTGAGAGACCGCTGGTTGTATCTGATGGCTCTGCCCGGGATTTTATTTTTCCTCATCTTCAAATATGTCCCGATGTACGGCGTCATCATGGCCTTCCAGGATTTCAAGCCGCACCTCGGCTTCAGCGGCAGCCCGTGGGTGGGCTTCAAGCATTTCGAACGGTTTTTCGGCGAGGACCAATTCTGGATGCTGTTCCGCAATACGTTCCTGCTCGCGATTTATAATCTGATTTTTTTCTTCCCGCTGCCGATCATTCTGGCGCTGATGCTGAACGAATTGAGGTCGGAACGGTTCAAGCGGTTCATCCAGACGTTCGTTTATATCCCGCACTTCGTGTCCTGGGTCGTCGTTGTCGGCATTTTCTACATTCTGTTTACGACCGAAGGCGGAGCGGTCAACGAGCTGTTGTTCAAATTGACGGGCGAGAAGATTCCGTTCCTGCTGGAGCCGGAATGGTTCCGGACAATGATCGTCACCCAGTCGATCTGGAAGGAAGTCGGTTGGGGCACGATCATCTTCCTCGCGGCGCTGGCCGGCGTCGACCTCCAGTTGTACGAGGCGGCGCGCATCGACGGAGCCGGACGCTGGCGGCAGCTATGGCACATCACGCTGCCCGCGATCCGCAGCACAATCGTGATTCTGCTGATATTGCGGCTGGGGAACTTCCTCGATTCGGGCTTCGAGCATATCTTCCTGATGCTGACGGCGACAAACCGCGAGGTCGGCGAAGTGTTCGACACGTACGTCTACGTCAAAGGCTTGACGCAAGCGCAGTTCAGCTACAGCGCCGCGGTCGGACTGTTCAAATCGGTCGTCGGTCTCGTGCTGGTGGTCGTCGCCAACTGGCTGGCCAAGCGATTCGGCGAGGAAGGCGTATACTGA
- the nfsA gene encoding oxygen-insensitive NADPH nitroreductase: MNETIELLKRHRSIRKYKPDPVKPEHLREILACAQMASSSSHMQAYSVIGVTDPKVKAQFAEWCGGQAYVASCPLLLVWCADLRRLDRICKAQGADSSADTTENLLVAVVDASLAAQNAAVAAESLGLGIVYIGSLRNRIAEVGRVLELPVHTVPLFGMCVGYPDQAPMKRPRLPVELVYHEERYRDIAPDDPALQRYDAEYSAYMSERTDGRVASSWTEQMRAKLSSPERLHMKEYLNGQGLGRR; encoded by the coding sequence ATGAACGAAACCATCGAATTATTGAAACGCCACCGTTCCATCCGCAAATACAAACCCGATCCCGTCAAACCGGAGCACCTTCGGGAAATATTGGCCTGCGCCCAAATGGCGTCGTCGTCCAGCCACATGCAAGCCTACAGCGTCATCGGCGTCACCGATCCGAAGGTGAAAGCGCAGTTCGCCGAATGGTGCGGCGGCCAAGCCTACGTCGCCTCCTGCCCGCTGCTGCTCGTCTGGTGCGCGGATCTGCGCAGACTGGACCGCATCTGCAAGGCGCAGGGAGCCGACTCGTCCGCGGATACGACGGAGAACCTGCTCGTTGCCGTCGTGGACGCCTCGCTCGCCGCGCAGAACGCGGCCGTCGCCGCGGAGTCTCTCGGGCTGGGCATCGTCTACATCGGCAGCCTCCGCAATCGGATCGCCGAGGTCGGCCGGGTGCTGGAGCTGCCGGTTCATACGGTTCCGCTGTTCGGCATGTGCGTCGGCTACCCGGACCAAGCGCCCATGAAGCGCCCCCGGCTGCCCGTCGAGCTGGTCTATCACGAGGAGCGTTACCGCGACATCGCCCCGGACGATCCGGCCCTGCAGCGGTACGACGCCGAGTACAGCGCCTATATGAGCGAGCGCACCGACGGACGGGTCGCGTCCTCCTGGACGGAACAAATGCGGGCCAAGCTGTCCTCGCCGGAACGGCTGCATATGAAGGAATACCTGAACGGACAAGGGCTGGGAAGGCGATGA
- the yidC gene encoding membrane protein insertase YidC has product MRNTLRRLAALPLLLLPAGCGISSEPISADTPGLFDHYVIYPFSWTITKLAEMFGGSYGFALIAATLIVRLAIMPLMLNQSKKQAEMQTKMAAMKPELQRLQEKYKDAGPESGQKMQAEMLALYQKHGYNPLAIGCLPMLLQIPIVFGFYHAIRRTPEIARHTFLWFDLGHPDLILPVLAAAVYFVQFKVSQIGTDPEMAKRIAWMGWISPVAMGLFSFAAPAALPLYWTVGGLFLIVQTLIVKRLYKPKPVEAEA; this is encoded by the coding sequence ATGAGAAACACGTTACGGCGGCTTGCGGCTTTGCCGCTGCTTCTGCTCCCGGCGGGCTGCGGCATCTCCAGCGAACCGATTAGTGCCGATACGCCGGGACTGTTCGATCACTACGTCATATACCCGTTTTCCTGGACGATCACGAAGCTTGCGGAGATGTTCGGCGGCAGCTACGGGTTCGCGTTGATTGCCGCCACGTTGATCGTCAGGCTGGCGATTATGCCGCTGATGCTGAACCAGAGCAAGAAGCAGGCCGAGATGCAGACGAAGATGGCGGCGATGAAGCCGGAGCTTCAGCGGCTGCAGGAGAAATACAAGGACGCCGGTCCCGAGTCGGGGCAAAAGATGCAGGCCGAGATGCTGGCGTTGTATCAGAAGCATGGCTATAATCCGCTTGCGATCGGCTGCCTGCCGATGCTGCTGCAGATTCCGATCGTATTCGGCTTCTATCACGCCATCCGGAGAACGCCGGAGATCGCCCGGCATACGTTTCTTTGGTTCGATCTGGGCCATCCCGATCTGATCTTGCCTGTGCTGGCCGCCGCCGTGTATTTCGTACAGTTCAAGGTGTCCCAGATCGGCACGGACCCGGAGATGGCGAAGCGGATCGCCTGGATGGGCTGGATCTCGCCCGTGGCGATGGGGCTGTTCTCGTTCGCGGCTCCGGCCGCGCTGCCCCTCTATTGGACGGTCGGCGGACTGTTCTTGATCGTCCAGACGCTGATCGTCAAGCGGCTGTACAAGCCGAAGCCGGTCGAGGCCGAAGCTTGA
- a CDS encoding polysaccharide deacetylase family protein has protein sequence MLRRPISALLTAALVAVCAPACLSTRSPGSSAPSPARPSLPPADVPVPGSPAQTPTSSASDTPRPPAKPSPTPDYRLPIVGSSAAITGKAWTNMLSWRKRIAEFSKEHPDRVVLNGPDRPRVALTFDDGPDDRNTLSVKETLDRYGVKGSFFLIGEYVRQYPDVAKKLADDGHLVLSHADRHVELTKAGEDEVKASLRDAAAEIKRAIGREPAWLRPPYGETDERVVQAAASIGSGIALWSLDSLDWSQTEPEPIVQNVLDHVRNGDIILLHSGKDNAVTAKALPSLIEGLQAAGYELVDLAALLDRPAYLE, from the coding sequence ATGCTCCGCCGTCCGATCTCCGCCTTGCTGACCGCCGCTCTTGTTGCCGTATGCGCACCGGCTTGTTTGTCGACGCGCTCGCCCGGATCGTCCGCGCCCTCTCCCGCTCGTCCCTCGTTGCCGCCGGCGGATGTTCCGGTACCCGGCTCCCCCGCCCAGACGCCGACGTCCTCCGCTTCCGATACGCCCCGTCCGCCGGCGAAGCCGTCTCCGACGCCGGATTACCGGCTGCCGATCGTCGGATCGTCCGCCGCGATCACCGGCAAAGCCTGGACCAACATGCTGTCCTGGCGGAAGCGGATCGCGGAGTTTTCGAAGGAGCATCCCGACCGCGTCGTGCTGAACGGCCCGGACCGGCCGCGCGTGGCGCTTACGTTCGACGACGGCCCTGACGACCGCAACACGTTAAGCGTCAAGGAGACGCTGGACCGGTACGGGGTGAAGGGCAGCTTCTTCCTGATCGGGGAGTACGTGCGGCAATATCCCGACGTCGCCAAAAAACTCGCCGACGACGGTCATCTCGTGCTCAGCCACGCTGACCGGCACGTCGAACTGACCAAGGCCGGCGAAGACGAGGTCAAGGCCAGCCTCCGGGACGCGGCTGCCGAGATCAAGCGAGCGATCGGCCGCGAGCCAGCCTGGCTCCGTCCTCCTTACGGCGAGACGGACGAGCGCGTCGTTCAGGCCGCCGCATCCATCGGGTCCGGCATCGCCCTCTGGTCGCTCGATTCGCTCGACTGGTCCCAGACCGAGCCGGAGCCGATCGTCCAAAACGTGCTGGATCACGTTCGCAACGGCGACATCATTCTCCTGCATAGCGGCAAAGACAACGCGGTGACGGCGAAGGCGCTGCCTTCGCTGATCGAAGGCCTGCAAGCGGCCGGCTACGAGCTGGTCGACCTCGCGGCGCTGCTGGACCGGCCGGCTTACTTGGAGTAG
- a CDS encoding extracellular solute-binding protein produces MNKKARLSLACGVVVGATSILAACGSDDSNPASSGSPSPSAAPSSTASAKPADTTPLQLSIAITQVGDIPAKGNEVEQAIEKFTNTKLDIQWIPSAAYDEKINVMLASNEMPKLVKLNYVPNVFNAVQSGLFWEIGPLLKDYKNLSAQNPQFYENIKIEGKIYGVPLFRNMGRGAIVYRKDWMDNLKLPFPKTTEEWYNVLKALTLNDPDQNGKNDTYGIVLHKKYNQGQASMLTRFAVAQGGINKWAVDNEGNFTPEHDTPQMMEALNLFRRLYAEKLINQDFAVLDTTEAEKLMDTEKVGMRFAVATNGKSQQDRLSKVNPNAVIDVANFEGPQGIRISSENGNNGFLAIPKSAVKTEDELKRVLGFLDQLMSPEMSTLLLRGIEGKHYGKTADDRTEFIGDGFNLFQREVKPYRDNLTVLEGYNVKPLKDVPIGEKGTKMEADGIKYIVSNPALTLTSATYSERGAELDTLIWDAQTKYIMGKIDEAGYKAELEKWKKSGGDKIMAEYKESYQKFIKK; encoded by the coding sequence ATGAACAAAAAAGCACGTTTGTCTCTGGCCTGCGGCGTCGTCGTCGGCGCAACGTCCATCCTTGCCGCTTGCGGCTCGGACGATTCGAACCCGGCTTCGTCTGGTTCGCCGTCCCCGTCCGCCGCTCCTTCGTCGACGGCTTCGGCGAAGCCGGCCGATACGACTCCGCTGCAGCTCAGCATCGCCATTACGCAAGTCGGCGACATCCCGGCCAAGGGCAACGAGGTGGAGCAGGCGATCGAAAAGTTCACGAATACGAAGCTGGACATTCAGTGGATTCCGAGCGCGGCGTACGACGAGAAAATCAACGTCATGCTGGCCTCGAACGAAATGCCGAAGCTGGTGAAGCTGAACTACGTGCCGAACGTGTTCAACGCGGTCCAATCCGGCCTGTTCTGGGAGATCGGGCCGCTGCTCAAGGACTATAAAAACTTGAGCGCGCAAAACCCGCAGTTCTACGAGAACATCAAGATCGAAGGCAAAATCTACGGGGTGCCGCTGTTCCGGAACATGGGCCGCGGCGCGATCGTCTACCGCAAGGACTGGATGGATAACCTCAAGCTCCCGTTCCCGAAAACGACGGAAGAATGGTACAACGTATTGAAGGCGCTTACGCTGAACGATCCCGACCAGAACGGCAAAAACGACACGTACGGCATCGTCCTGCACAAAAAGTACAACCAAGGCCAAGCTTCGATGCTGACGCGTTTCGCCGTCGCTCAAGGCGGCATCAACAAATGGGCGGTCGATAATGAAGGCAACTTCACGCCCGAGCACGACACGCCGCAAATGATGGAGGCGCTGAACCTGTTCCGCAGGCTGTACGCGGAGAAGCTGATCAACCAAGACTTTGCGGTGCTCGACACGACCGAAGCGGAGAAGCTGATGGACACGGAGAAGGTCGGAATGCGCTTCGCGGTGGCGACTAACGGCAAGAGCCAGCAGGACCGTCTCTCCAAAGTCAATCCCAACGCCGTCATCGACGTCGCGAACTTCGAAGGCCCGCAAGGCATCCGCATCTCTTCGGAGAACGGCAACAACGGCTTCCTCGCGATTCCGAAGTCGGCGGTCAAAACGGAAGACGAGCTGAAGCGTGTGCTCGGCTTCCTGGACCAACTGATGAGCCCGGAAATGTCGACTCTGCTGCTGCGCGGCATCGAAGGCAAGCATTACGGCAAAACGGCGGACGACCGCACGGAATTTATCGGCGACGGCTTCAACTTGTTCCAGCGCGAAGTCAAGCCTTACCGCGACAACCTGACCGTGCTCGAAGGCTACAACGTCAAGCCGCTCAAAGACGTGCCGATCGGCGAGAAAGGCACGAAGATGGAGGCCGACGGCATCAAATACATCGTCTCCAACCCGGCGCTGACGCTGACTTCCGCTACGTATTCCGAGCGCGGAGCCGAGCTCGACACGCTGATCTGGGATGCCCAGACGAAATATATCATGGGCAAAATCGACGAAGCCGGCTACAAAGCCGAGCTGGAAAAATGGAAGAAAAGCGGCGGCGACAAAATCATGGCCGAATACAAGGAATCGTACCAGAAGTTCATCAAGAAATAA